From one Planococcus citri chromosome 3, ihPlaCitr1.1, whole genome shotgun sequence genomic stretch:
- the SMC1 gene encoding structural maintenance of chromosomes protein 1A, with translation MKFREAREMPVLDRIEVENFKSYKGQITIGPLKTFNAVIGPNGSGKSNFMDAISFVMGEKTQALRVKRLNDLIHGASIGQPISTRASVTAVFKMNDGSEKKFTRSVRGTGAEQKIDGEEVTLPEYLDALDSLGINAKAKNFLVFQGAVESIAMKNPKERTVLFEEISGSGALKEEYERLKQEMLKAEEETNFTYLKKRGVVAERKEARIEKEEAEKYQRLKEELAAKEVEYQLYRLYHNENDIQSLEQEIESKKKEMQKIENKKNKAEEVLKERKKEQGKSARELAKIEQEIREVEVEINKKRPSFIKSKERVAHIQKKLNSAKKSLEEVRRADEAHKKDIEELEHELAELEAQRKEYEDLLAGESQSQGRDVQLEDAQVREYNMLKVEAQKQSARYLQELDSVNREQKADQDKLDNELRLRSDLETKIKQKTHEREEAQKRVDKLTEHIKASENGLEEQNRLFEELEKDVGNSKERVAKLQKEFDNVTEQLGDAKVDKHDDNRRKKKQELVENFKRAYPGVYDRMINMCHPISNRYNVAITKVLGKYMEAIIVDSEATARLCIQYLKDHLLDPETFLPIDYLQTKPLKERLRNIRDPKGVKLLYDVLEFDNEISRVVLFATNNALVCETPEDAMHVAYEMEREGRYDAVALDGTFYQKSGIISGGSLDLARKAKRWDEKHMSQLKATKEKLTDELREAMKQSRKESELNTVDSQRKGLAVRLKYAKSDRERTLKQINDLRKELEQLENKLEGSGPRIEKIENTMRARDQDIQEMKERMNRVEDDVFADFCQRIGMSNIRQYEERELRSQQERAKKRLEFENQKNRIMSQLDFERAKDTQNNVLRWERAVNDDEDELERAKLAEKNQMKDIEKDMAEVDRLKATKLTKKTEVDSMEEHISKARKDVGVLAKEIQSVQKQISSFEGKLEARKSDRHSILKQCKMEDVNIPLLDGSLEDIAQDSNSQESNDRDSSAMNQMIYDRVSRIVVDYSSLSDHLKELDDSDDIRKMDSKLTKSINDLSITLQKIQAPNLRAMQKLDQARERLQETDREFNSARERAKKAKRAFESIKKKRYDKFMNCFEHVANEIDFIYKSLAQNQSAQAFLGPENPEEPYLDGINYNCVAPGKRFQTMSNLSGGEKTVAALALLFAIHSYQPAPFFVLDEIDAALDNTNIGKVATYIRQKQDQLQTIVISLKEEFYSHADALIGICPDEGECLVSKVLTISLTDCPMN, from the exons ATGAAATTTCGCGAAGCCCGTGAAATGCCTGTATTGGACAGGATTGAAGTGGAAAACTTCAAATCCTACAAAGGACAAATTACAATCGGTCCTTTGAAGACTTTTAATGCTGTTATAGGACCAAATGGATCTG GTAAATCCAATTTCATGGACGCCATCAGTTTTGTTATGGGAGAGAAAACACAAGCGCTTCGAGTCAAAAGATTGAATGATTTGATTCACGGAGCTTCAATCGGTCAACCAATCTCTACTCG AGCTTCGGTCACtgctgttttcaaaatgaacgatGGATcggagaaaaaattcactcgttCTGTACGTGGAACTGGCGCTGAACAAAAAATAGATGGCGAAGAAGTTACGCTCCCTGAATACTTGGATGCCTTGGACTCTTTAGGAATTAACgcaaaagctaaaaatttcctAGTATTTCAAGGCGCTGTAGAATCCATCGCTATGAAAAATCCCAAAGAGCGTACTGTACTTTTTGAAGAGATCAGCGG TTCTGGAGCTTTAAAAGAAGAATACGAACGTTTGAAGCAAGAAATGTTGAAAGCCGAAGAAGAAACCAATTTTACGTATTTGAAAAAGAGAGGCGTTGTTGCAGAACGAAAAGAAGCTAGAATCGAGAAAGAAGAGGCGGAAAAATACCAGAGACTGAAAGAGGAACTG gcCGCGAAAGAAGTCGAGTATCAGCTATATAGGCTTTACCATAACGAAAATGATATCCAGTCGTTGGAACAAGAAATAGAgagtaaaaagaaagaaatgcaaaaaatcgaaaacaagaaaaacaaaGCCGAAGAAGTTCTGAAAGAACGTAAAAAAGAACAAGGAAAATCAGCCCGAGAATTGGCGAAAATCGAACAAGAAATTAGAGAAGTT GAAGttgaaatcaacaaaaaaagacCATCGTTTATCAAATCCAAGGAACGTGTCGCTCATATTCAAAAGAAACTGAATTCAGCTAAAAAATCTCTCGAAGAAGTTCGCCGAGCCGACGAAGCTCATAAAAAAGATATCGAAGAACTCGAGCACGAGCTCGCTGAACTCGAAGCGCAAAGAAAAGAATACGAAGATTTACTAGCCGGCGAAAGTCAAAGTCAAGGTAGAGACGTGCAATTGGAAGATGCTCAG GTCAGAGAATACAACATGTTGAAAGTAGAAGCCCAGAAGCAGTCAGCTCGCTATTTACAAGAATTGGACTCCGTGAATCGAGAACAAAAAGCCGATCAGGATAAATTAGATAACGAACTCCGACTACGATCTGATCTCGAAACGAAAATCAAACAGAAAACTCACGAAAGAGAAGAAGCTCAAAAACGCGTCGATAAATTAACCGAACACATCAAAGCCAGCGAAAATGGACTCGAAGAGCAAAATCGTTTATTCGAAGAACTCGAAAAAGATGTCGGAAATTCCAAAGAACGTGTAGCTAAATTGCAAAAAGAGTTCGATAACGTAACCGAACAACTCGGCGATGCCAAAGTCGACAAACACGACGATAATCGACGTAAAAAGAAACAAGAATTGGTGGAAAACTTCAAAAGAGCTTATCCCGGCGTTTATGATCGTATGATAAATATGTGTCATCCGATCAGTAATCGATATAACGTAGCCATTACCAAAGTTTTGGGCAAATACATGGAAGCCATTATCGTAGATTCCGAAGCCACCGCTAGATTATGTATTCAATACTTGAAAGATCATCTTCTGGATCCTGAAACATTCCTGCCCATCGATTATTTGCAAACGAAACCTTTGAAAGAACGTTTAAG AAACATTCGCGATCCAAAAGGTGTAAAATTATTATACGACGTTTTAGAGTTCGACAACGAAATCAGCAGAGTCGTGCTGTTCGCCACGAACAACGCTCTAGTTTGCGAAACACCCGAAGACGCTATGCACGTAGCCTACGAAATGGAACGCGAAGGTCGTTACGACGCCGTCGCTCTGGATggcactttttaccaaaaatccgGTATAATCTCCGGCGGTAGTTTGGATTTAGCTCGTAAAGCCAAACGTTGGGATGAGAAACACATGTCTCAATTAAAAGCGACCAAAGAAAAACTAACCGACGAATTACGCGAAGCGATGAAACAGTCCAGAAAGGAATCCGAACTGAATACAGTCGATTCCCAACGTAAAGGTTTAGCCGTACGTTTAAAATACGCCAAATCCGACCGAGAACGTACGTTGAAGCAGATCAACGACCTGCGAAAAGAATTAGAACAGCTCGAAAATAAACTCGAAGGAAGCGGTCCTCGTATCGAGAAAATCGAGAACACGATGCGAGCTCGAGATCAAGATAttcaagaaatgaaagaaagaatGAACCGTGTGGAAGACGACGTATTCGCCGATTTTTGCCAACGAATAGGTATGTCGAATATTCGACAATACGAAGAGCGAGAATTACGTTCGCAGCAAGAACGTGCCAAGAAACGTTTAGAATTCGAGAATCAGAAAAATCGTATCATGAGCCAGCTGGATTTCGAACGTGCGAAAGATACGCAAAACAACGTGCTACGTTGGGAACGCGCCGTTAACGATGACGAAGACGAATTGGAACGAGCCAAATTAGCCGAAAAGAACCAGATGAAAGATATCGAAAAGGATATGGCCGAAGTTGACCGTTTGAAAGCTACCAAATTGACGAAGAAAACCGAAGTCGATTCGATGGAGGAACACATCAGTAAAGCCAGAAAAGACGTAGGTGTCTTAGCCAAAGAAATACAATCAGTGCAGAAGCAAATTTCCTCATTTGAGGGTAAACTCGAAGCACGAAAGAGTGATCGTCACAGCATACTGAAACAATGTAAAATGGAAGACGTCAATATCCCCTTGCTGGACGGTAGTCTGGAAGATATCGCTCAAGATTCTAATTCTCAAGAATCCAACGATAGAGACAGCTCGGCCATGAATCAGATGATCTACGATCGTGTCAGCAGAATAGTCGTCGATTATTCTTCGTTATCCGATCATTTGAAAGAATTAGACGACTCGGACGACATTCGCAAAATGGATTCTAAATTGACGAAATCCATCAACGATTTGTCTATAACTCTGCAGAAAATTCAAGCTCCTAATCTTAGG GCGATGCAAAAGCTCGATCAAGCTCGAGAACGTCTCCAAGAAACCGACAGAGAATTCAATTCAGCTCGTGAACGTGCCAAGAAAGCCAAACGAGCTTTCGAAAGCATCAAAAAGAAACGATACGACAAATTCATGAACTGTTTCGAACACGTTGCCAACGAAATTGATTTCATTTACAAG TCGCTGGCCCAAAATCAGTCCGCTCAAGCATTTTTGGGTCCAGAAAATCCCGAAGAACCGTACCTAGATGGTATCAATTACAATTGCGTAGCACCTGGAAAACGTTTCCAAACAATGTCCAATTTATCTGGTGGTGAAAAAACGGTCGCAGCTTTGGCCCTTTTATTCGCCATTCACAG TTATCAGCCAGCTCCATTTTTCGTATTGGATGAAATCGATGCGGCCTTAGACAACACGAACATTGGTAAAGTGGCCACCTACATTCGTCAAAAACAAGATCAGTTGCAAACTATCGTCATTTCGCTCAAAGAAGAATTTTATTCGCACGCTGACGCCTTGATTGGTATTTGTCCAGAT GAAGGTGAATGTTTGGTGAGCAAAGTTCTAACTATTTCGTTAACGGATTGTCCTATGAATTGA
- the Vps39 gene encoding vam6/Vps39-like protein, whose product MHDPYEWYPILKLNSQIDAVAAYDENLLVGTKQGHLIMYSVTRKSPDQKYEVQLLRYNKNFYRKPIQQLFVIAPLNILIILVDNMIYVHDLSSMNFPLITSLPKTKGANLFTVDIKNQTDKSLTLKQSYIVRLCVAVKKKLQLFYWKNKEFLEFGEDISISDYAKSLAWCQETICVGFKAEYALIQLGEKNKQQELFSTGRNMEPNVIKLNDSTFALIKDSQSVFVETDGNLLVKNAVKWTEMPLAVAYDEPYIVALLNDSVEVRAVQPTLLVQSMKISNPQLICYCSSGVLYVSADFHVYRVQAIPVARQIKTLIDERQFQLALQLCNISDEPEAEKMKNRHQIQTLYAYDLFSSKQFTESMKQFLALDTDPYDVIRLFPNFLPQNGPPGSEDSTPSEGPPKFQNRDQEKSIMALIEYLTEARLLLMQKKKDPAERDQTLQIIDTTLLKCYLNTNDALIAPLLRLNNCHIVDTEKTLKKHKKYSELIILYETKGLHHRALELLEKQADQADSSLRGHERTVQYLQRLGKENIDLIFQFAGWVLERHPEDGLKIFTEDIQEVEQLPRPKVLDYLNRTNKSLVIPYLEHVIYIWNDTNPLLHNALVHQYREKVLQLCDPSSPAADQVAGQNIRSKMINFLETSDYYVPETVLTHFPFDYLHEERAVLLGKFGRHEKALTIYVTVLNDIEKAAHYCERVYKEGKSGSENVYIILLQLLISPPESWLVGVTPPVPPKPDIEMALTLLEGNASKIPPAKALKILPKDIPVYKINHYLNISLGQHLTDKRNKQILRGLLYAEHLQVQEQRIQFESQNMLLTEWNICSVCKKKFSNQSAFIRNPNGDVIHFSCQDTQKRLS is encoded by the exons ATGCACGATCCGTACGAATGGTACCCCATTCTGAAGCTCAATTCTCAAATCGATGCTGTTGCTGCCTATG atgaaaatttactggTGGGTACGAAACAAGGCCACCTTATTATGTACAGCGTTACTAGGAAATCACCGGATCAGAAATACGAGGTTCAACTTCTAAGATACAACAAGAATTTTTACCGGAAACCTATTCAGCAATTGTTCGTCATAGCGCCGTTAAATATTCTAATTATTCTAGTCG ATAATATGATCTACGTTCATGACCTGTCATCGATGAACTTTCCACTGATTACATCGTTACCGAAAACCAAAGGAGCCAATTTATTCACCGTCGATATCAAA AACCAGACTGATAAGTCGTTGACGCTCAAACAATCGTACATAGTTCGTTTGTGTGTAgctgtgaagaaaaaattgcaactgTTTTACTGGAAAAATAAAGAATTCCTGGAATTTGGTGAAGATATTTCGATCTCTGATTATGCTAAATCGCTAGCGTGGTGTCAAGAAACAATTTGTGTTGGTTTTAAAGCAGAATACGCTCTGATTCAG CtcggagaaaaaaacaaacaacaggAGCTTTTTTCTACTGGTAGAAATATGGAACCGAATGTGATAAAGTTGAATGATTCCACGTTCGCTTTGATTAAAGATTCTCAGTCAGTTTTTGTCGAAACCGATGGAAATTTATTGGTGAAAAATGCCGTTAAATGGACCGAAATGCCGTTAGCTGTTG CTTACGATGAACCTTACATCGTTGCTCTATTGAACGATTCGGTCGAAGTACGAGCCGTCCAACCTACTTTATTGGTACAATCAATGAAAATATCTAATCCTCAGCTGATCTGCTATTGTTCTTCCGGAGTTCTCTACGTTTCGGCCGATTTTCACGTCTATCGCGTTCAAGCCATTCCTGTTGCTCGACAAATCAAGACCCTCATCGATGAAAGACAGTTCCAATTAGCGTTGCAATTATgc aaTATATCCGATGAACCCGAAgctgaaaagatgaaaaataggCACCAAATACAAACCCTTTACGCTTACGATTTATTCAGCAGTAAACAATTCACCGAATCTATGAAGCAATTCCTAGCATTAGATACAG ATCCTTACGATGTTATTAGACTGTTTCCGAATTTTTTGCCTCAAAATGGACCGCCTGGTTCAGAAGATTCTACACCATCCGAAGGACCACCAAAATTCCAGAATAGAGATCAGGAAAAAAGCATTATGGCATTGATCGAGTATTTGACTGAA GCACGATTGTTATTAATGCAAAAGAAGAAAGATCCTGCTGAGCGAGATCAGACACTTCAAATAATTGATACAACTTTATTAAAATGTTATTTAAAC ACCAACGATGCATTAATTGCTCCGCTACTGCGATTGAACAATTGTCACATTGTGGATACGGAGAAAACtcttaaaaaacataaaaaatacagcgaattaattattttatacgAAACAAAAGGTCTTCATCACAGAGCTTTGGAACTTTTAGAAAAACAAGCCGATCAAGCGGATTCCAGTTTACGAGGACACGAAAGAACTGTTCAGTATTTACAACGTTTAG GTAAAGAGAACATTGATTTAATATTCCAATTTGCTGGCTGGGTTCTGGAAAGACATCCGGAAGATGGATTGAAAATATTCACCGAAGATATCCAAGAAGTGGAACAATTACCAAGACCTAAAGTGCTCGATTACCTTAATAGAACTAATAAATCTTTAGTTATTCCGTACTTG GAACACGTTATTTACATTTGGAACGATACGAATCCTCTGTTACATAATGCTCTAGTGCATCAGTATCGAGAAAAAGTACTCCAGTTATGCGATCCTTCTAGTCCTGCGGCGGATCAAGTAGCTGGTCAGAATATTCGATCGAAAATGATTAATTTCTTAGAAACATCGGATTATTACGTTCCAGAAACCGTTCTAACTCATTTTCCTTTCGACT atttacaCGAAGAACGAGCCGTTCTACTGGGCAAATTCGGTCGTCATGAGAAAGCTCTAACTATCTACGTTACCGTATTAAACGATATCGAAAAAGCTGCCCATTATTGCGAACGTGTTTACAAAGAGGGCAAATCCGGTTCTGAAAAT GTGTACATCATTTTATTACAGTTGTTGATCAGTCCGCCGGAAAGTTGGCTCGTTGGGGTGACTCCTCCGGTACCTCCGAAACCTGATATTGAAATGGCGTTGACTTTACTCGAAGGAAATGCTTCGAAAATACCTCCAGcgaaagctttgaaaattttacctaaaGACATTCCCGTGTATAAAATTAATCATTATTTGAATATTAGTCTCGGTCAGCATTTAACGGATAAGAGAAATAAGCAAATTTTAAGAGGTCTGTTGTACGCCGAACATTTACAA gttCAAGAACAAAGAATTCAGTTCGAGTCTCAGAATATGTTGTTGACCGAGTGGAATATTTGTTCGGTTTGCAAAAAGAAGTTCAGCAACCaaag tgcTTTCATTCGGAATCCGAATGGCGATGTTATTCATTTCTCGTGTCAAGATACACAAAAACGACtgagttga
- the LOC135839032 gene encoding replication protein A 70 kDa DNA-binding subunit-like, whose amino-acid sequence MGVNLTEGCIKDIMLDEEINSPIVQILSYRKFCKWNTVIVSDGMFFTEPSAALVGSAAMLAINGELQPYSVVVLDDYRTVKMHHPKGHSMMLTILKMTILRKGDAVARQIGNPISAIEFQFKGLSSFEKLLLEKAKTLPIAALDPGNDRWSIKARILSKTCIQSNSNDEFFNMELADSSGTISATAYNDACR is encoded by the exons ATGGGAGTGAATCTGACCGAAGGATGTATTAAG GATATCATGCTGGATGAGGAAATAAACTCCCCAATAgttcaaattttg AGCTATAGAAAGTTTTGTAAGTGGAACACGGTCATCGTTTCGGATGGAATGTTCTTCACTGAACCCTCAGCAGCGTTAGTTGGATCTGCTGCTATGTTGGCTATTAATGGAGAATTACAGCCCTACAGTGTGGTTGTCTTGGACGATTACAGAACCGTCAAAATGCACCACCCCAAAGGACATTC GATGATGTTAACGATTCTTAAAATGACCATATTGAGAAAGGGCGATGCCGTAGCAAGACAAATCGGTAATCCGATCTCTGccattgaatttcaatttaaag GGCTCAGcagctttgaaaaattgctgttgGAGAAAGCAAAGACGTTACCAATAGCAGCGTTGGATCCTGGCAATGATCGTTGGTCAATTAAAGCTCGAATTTTGAGCAAAACATGTATACAGTCGAATTCAAACGATGAATTCTTCAACATGGAACTCGCCGATTCGTCTGGCACAATATCAGCGACTGCTTACAACGATGCTTGTC gttAA
- the LOC135842008 gene encoding uncharacterized protein LOC135842008, with translation MLCRVNTCTLTRRSGSRSKKLQKVDVFDYDTFATAAVTELTKAEGLTWTENVNQIVRSLKTPIDKVYTRVSALVKKKKDKEEARVQLKISRPAVKRPKAEASSDESSDSSAMSTSSADSFIEGGCETLKAGLDVIDERKDNNDGYFTDEDREQLIEVIRGFFGNGEYFELADRKPVLAALVAAFPDLKDQLIQCLLHVPK, from the exons ATGTTGTGCAGAGTGAATACTTGTACTCTGACTCGTAGATCTGGATCTCGTAGTAAAAAGTTACAGAAAG tGGATGTGTTTGATTATGACACGTTCGCCACCGCTGCTGTAACGGAACTCACAAAAGCGGAAGGATTAACTTGGACTGAGAACGTAAATCAAATTGTAAGGAGCCTTAAGACCCCCATTGATAAGGTCTACACGCG TGTGTCAGCgcttgtaaaaaagaaaaaagataaaGAAGAAGCCAGAGTACAGTTAAAGATATCGAGGCCAGCAGTCAAAAGGCCGAAAGCGGAAGCGTCTTCAGATGAGAGCTCTGATAGCTCAGCTATGTCGACGTCCTCAGCGGACAGCTTTATAGAAGGTGGCTGTGAAACTTTAAAAGCTGGTTTGGATGTAATCGATGAACGAAAAGATAATAACG ATGGATATTTCACCGACGAAGATAGAGAACAATTGATTGAAGTGATACGTGGATTTTTCGGTAACGGCGAATACTTTGAGTTAGCGGATAGAAAACCAGTATTGGCAGCATTGGTGGCTGCGTTTCCCGATTTAAAAGATCAGCTGATCCAATGTTTACTCCATGTACCCAAATAA